The proteins below are encoded in one region of Macrococcus armenti:
- a CDS encoding CvpA family protein has translation MINLILIFFLCLGTVIGLRRGLILQSLHLIGTLGSFIIAKLFYADLAQKMTLMIPFPSTEGNYESKFLNMITNEMTFYNVVSFIIIFILCKVILQFIATIFDYIAQLPLLNQMNRIFGAVLGFIESHLLLFIVIFLLSMVPVTSVQAKLEESFIANLIANHTPILSQLAKHWFEYVGIIIT, from the coding sequence ATGATTAACTTAATTTTAATTTTCTTTTTATGTTTAGGTACGGTAATAGGTTTACGCAGAGGATTAATTTTACAATCACTGCATTTAATAGGTACGCTCGGATCTTTCATTATCGCAAAGCTCTTTTATGCGGACCTTGCTCAGAAGATGACGTTAATGATTCCATTTCCATCTACTGAAGGGAACTACGAGTCGAAATTTTTAAACATGATTACGAATGAAATGACATTTTATAACGTTGTCAGCTTCATCATTATATTTATACTATGTAAAGTAATACTGCAGTTTATTGCAACGATTTTTGATTATATAGCACAGCTTCCACTGTTAAATCAGATGAATCGTATTTTCGGAGCAGTACTCGGCTTTATAGAATCTCATTTATTATTATTTATCGTCATATTTTTATTATCAATGGTACCTGTTACGAGTGTACAGGCAAAGTTAGAAGAAAGCTTCATCGCAAATTTAATTGCAAATCATACACCGATTTTAAGTCAACTGGCAAAACATTGGTTTGAATATGTAGGTATTATTATTACATAA
- the zapA gene encoding cell division protein ZapA encodes MGEFKNRITVNIYDQFYTILGEDEPSHIRHVASLVDERIREIAKYNAGLDTSRKAVLAAVNVMDDYVKLKEEHDLLLQKLSRLEGNNDND; translated from the coding sequence ATGGGAGAATTTAAGAATAGAATTACTGTAAATATATATGATCAGTTCTATACAATTCTCGGTGAAGATGAACCGAGCCATATTCGTCACGTTGCAAGTTTAGTCGATGAACGTATTCGTGAGATTGCAAAGTATAATGCAGGGCTAGATACGTCACGCAAAGCAGTACTCGCTGCAGTCAACGTGATGGATGATTATGTGAAATTAAAGGAAGAACACGATTTGCTACTTCAAAAGCTCAGTCGTTTAGAGGGAAACAACGATAATGATTAA
- the rnhC gene encoding ribonuclease HIII, producing MSNKVYILTEKEAKLIAQSLPPADNTPLPQGTKYRTKISGHTVTLYHSNKLMIQGANSEAIGASILTKAGINHAQSSQNKSAAIKTHSIQYDKFNCIGSDEAGSGDYFGPMTVVASYVSKKNAEILKVLGVMDSKNLKDNQIIELAEQIIPIIPHSLLVLDNPKYNERKQLGWSQVKMKAVLHNEAIKNVLKKINEPLDYIVIDQFAVQGVYENYAIGTIPERNKTKFETKGESKSIAIAASSIIARYAFVKYFEQIIKKTDISITKGAGAKVDVEAAKIIKLKGIDYLDSITKKDFKNREKAIKLIKK from the coding sequence ATGAGCAATAAAGTATATATATTGACTGAAAAAGAGGCAAAATTGATTGCGCAATCACTGCCACCTGCTGATAATACGCCATTACCTCAAGGTACAAAATATCGCACAAAAATTTCAGGTCATACTGTAACACTGTATCATTCAAATAAGCTGATGATACAAGGTGCAAACAGTGAAGCAATTGGCGCGTCAATTCTTACAAAAGCAGGCATTAATCATGCACAATCATCACAAAATAAATCCGCTGCAATAAAAACACATTCAATTCAATACGACAAGTTTAATTGTATTGGCAGCGATGAAGCCGGTTCCGGTGATTACTTCGGCCCGATGACTGTAGTTGCCAGTTACGTATCGAAGAAAAACGCTGAAATTTTAAAAGTGCTCGGTGTCATGGATTCTAAAAACTTGAAGGACAATCAAATTATAGAACTTGCCGAACAAATAATTCCAATCATCCCTCACTCACTGCTCGTACTTGACAATCCTAAATATAATGAGCGAAAACAGCTCGGCTGGTCACAAGTAAAAATGAAAGCTGTACTTCATAACGAAGCAATAAAAAATGTTCTGAAAAAAATAAATGAACCGCTTGATTACATCGTGATTGACCAGTTTGCAGTACAAGGTGTATATGAAAATTATGCAATCGGTACTATACCTGAGCGTAATAAAACAAAGTTCGAAACGAAAGGTGAATCTAAATCGATTGCTATTGCGGCAAGTTCAATTATTGCACGCTATGCATTTGTGAAATACTTCGAACAAATCATTAAAAAAACCGACATTTCGATTACAAAAGGTGCAGGTGCAAAAGTAGATGTTGAGGCTGCTAAAATCATAAAGCTAAAAGGTATCGATTATTTAGATTCCATTACTAAAAAAGATTTTAAAAATCGTGAAAAAGCAATAAAGCTCATAAAAAAATAA
- the polX gene encoding DNA polymerase/3'-5' exonuclease PolX, giving the protein MTKKDYIKQLERVATLLELSGENPFKISAYRKAAANLETFQGDINALSDFTEIKGVGKGVAEVLEDIRLHQESSLLKSLKEQIPEGLIHMLKIRNLGAKKIVKINDALGITTIDELKNACINNEISALPGFGKKSEENILISIDEMLTMTEKLSIYQVHQFTEMINNALEEIEAINRYSVTGSFRRRNEYSKDIDYIVETNQRDIVKAQLTALPFIKKVELAGDEKVTIQVAKDDVVTTVDFRFTDGSNYAHMLQHFTGSKEHNIRIRQLAKERNEKVSEYGITTSDGNIIQLKREADIYNHFNRPYIPPEMRHDGSEFDFDNFNEIIKHDDIRGDIHMHTTYSDGAHTIEQMIEACIAKGYEYMMITDHSKSLFVANGLSEERLLEQNERIKELNRQYKEIDIYSGVEMDILADGEMDYSNEVLSQLDYCIGAIHQSLNQSEAEIMKRLINACENPYVRHIAHPTGRLIGRRHGYNVNMAQLIEIAQKTNTVLEINAHPMRLDLSSEILKQYPDLKLVINTDAHAVQQLDLMKYGVSTAIKGYVKKEQVINTLSREAFKSWIQNGK; this is encoded by the coding sequence ATTACGAAGAAAGATTATATTAAACAGCTTGAACGAGTTGCGACGCTGCTTGAACTTTCAGGTGAGAATCCGTTCAAAATATCAGCTTACCGTAAAGCAGCAGCAAATCTTGAGACTTTTCAGGGTGACATTAATGCACTTTCTGACTTTACAGAAATTAAAGGTGTCGGAAAAGGCGTAGCAGAAGTTCTTGAAGACATTAGATTACATCAAGAATCATCGTTACTTAAGTCATTAAAGGAACAAATTCCTGAAGGGCTTATTCATATGCTTAAAATTCGAAATCTTGGTGCGAAAAAAATCGTTAAAATAAATGATGCGCTTGGCATTACAACGATTGATGAACTTAAAAATGCGTGTATCAATAACGAAATTAGCGCACTACCTGGTTTTGGTAAGAAGTCAGAGGAGAATATTCTGATTAGTATAGATGAAATGCTGACAATGACTGAAAAGTTAAGCATTTATCAAGTACATCAGTTTACTGAAATGATTAATAACGCGCTAGAAGAAATTGAAGCAATCAATCGTTATTCTGTTACAGGCAGTTTTAGACGACGTAATGAATATTCTAAAGATATCGATTATATTGTAGAAACAAATCAACGTGATATTGTAAAAGCACAATTGACGGCACTACCATTTATTAAAAAAGTAGAACTTGCTGGAGACGAAAAAGTTACCATTCAAGTTGCTAAAGATGATGTCGTAACGACTGTTGATTTCAGATTTACAGATGGGTCAAACTATGCGCATATGCTGCAGCATTTCACTGGTAGTAAAGAGCATAATATTAGAATTCGTCAGCTTGCAAAGGAAAGAAATGAGAAAGTCAGTGAATATGGCATTACAACTAGTGATGGTAACATCATACAACTGAAGCGTGAAGCAGATATTTACAATCATTTTAACCGACCATATATTCCACCTGAAATGCGTCATGACGGCTCAGAATTTGATTTTGACAACTTTAATGAAATTATTAAACACGATGATATTCGTGGTGATATTCATATGCATACAACATATAGTGACGGGGCTCATACAATTGAACAGATGATAGAAGCTTGTATTGCTAAAGGTTATGAATATATGATGATTACGGATCATTCCAAAAGTTTGTTCGTTGCAAATGGACTGAGTGAGGAAAGATTATTAGAACAGAATGAGCGCATTAAAGAACTAAACCGCCAATATAAAGAAATTGATATATATTCAGGAGTTGAAATGGATATATTAGCTGATGGTGAGATGGATTACAGCAACGAAGTACTTTCGCAGTTAGACTATTGTATCGGTGCAATTCATCAGTCGCTGAATCAAAGTGAAGCAGAAATTATGAAGCGATTAATCAATGCATGTGAAAATCCTTACGTCAGACATATTGCACATCCGACAGGACGATTGATTGGTCGTCGCCATGGGTACAATGTGAATATGGCTCAGCTTATTGAAATCGCACAAAAGACGAACACAGTACTTGAAATTAATGCGCATCCGATGCGACTTGATTTATCGAGTGAAATCTTAAAACAATATCCAGACTTAAAACTTGTTATCAATACTGATGCACACGCCGTTCAGCAGCTTGATTTAATGAAATATGGCGTCAGCACCGCGATTAAAGGTTATGTTAAAAAGGAACAGGTGATAAACACACTGTCACGTGAAGCCTTCAAATCTTGGATACAGAATGGGAAGTAA
- the pheT gene encoding phenylalanine--tRNA ligase subunit beta, with the protein MLVSKEWLDDYVKVDVPVETLAEKITRSGIEIEEIIDFTKDIKNLVIGYVESIEKHPDADKLNVCQVNVGDEVKQIVCGAPNVATGQTVIVCLPGGRLPGGIKIKKAKLRGVESNGMICSLSELGIASNLIPEVYENGIYVFEERITPGSDALTELSLNDAVMEFGLTPNRSDCMSMVGSAFETSALYESPLKLPETHLNETDEKAQNFIDIHIDNAELAPYYAARIVKNVKIGPSPAHIQGRLIKAGIRPINNVVDVSNYVMLEYGQPLHMFDYDKIGSTTIKVRAAADGETMTTLDDKSRTLTNEDIVITNGSEPIALAGVMGGDFSEVTDSTVNVLIESAMFAPLNIRKTANRLNLRSESSSRFEKGIAAEFVLDALDRAAYLLQENAQGEVMSGVVSAGALPDFTTSIEISTDDINQLIGFNISNTEIKNIFERLGFETKVDGDAFNVIVPSRRGDITIKEDLVEEVARIYGYDALPATLPETMTNKQVGLTDYQTKRRAVKALLQGLGLNQAITYALVSAEKSTQFALKSADTTALLMPMSEDHAVLRQSLLPHLIDVVSYNNARQMKDVAFYEIGNTFFKQDGLLPSEEEHVAGIITGLVTPSMHQGKKEQVDFFHVKGIVEAISARLGLTFNYVRSSESLLHPGRSADIFVNEMKVGIIGQLHPTVEKVNDLKETYVFELDLKALLSEHQGQIIYNMIPKFPGTSRDIALEVERKLDTGALIDEIMTVDSKYLKSAEVFDVYEGEHIAEDKKSVAIRMEFLNPEQTLTDEEIKPIYEAVIEKLQANGAKLRG; encoded by the coding sequence ATGTTAGTAAGTAAAGAATGGTTAGATGACTATGTTAAAGTGGATGTTCCGGTAGAAACGCTCGCTGAGAAAATTACGAGAAGCGGGATTGAGATTGAAGAAATCATCGACTTTACGAAAGATATAAAAAATTTAGTAATCGGATATGTTGAGTCAATTGAAAAACATCCGGACGCTGATAAGCTAAATGTATGTCAGGTGAATGTTGGTGATGAAGTTAAGCAGATCGTCTGTGGTGCTCCGAATGTAGCTACTGGCCAGACTGTTATCGTTTGTTTACCAGGAGGTAGATTACCTGGTGGCATTAAAATTAAAAAAGCGAAACTTCGTGGTGTTGAATCAAATGGTATGATCTGTTCATTAAGTGAACTTGGTATTGCATCTAACTTAATACCTGAAGTATACGAAAATGGCATATACGTATTTGAAGAACGTATTACGCCAGGTAGCGATGCGTTAACTGAACTTTCTCTAAATGATGCAGTTATGGAATTTGGTTTAACGCCAAACCGCAGTGATTGTATGAGTATGGTAGGTTCTGCATTCGAAACGAGCGCTTTATATGAATCACCTTTAAAACTACCAGAAACGCATCTTAATGAAACTGATGAAAAGGCACAAAACTTCATCGATATTCATATCGATAATGCTGAACTTGCCCCATATTATGCAGCACGTATCGTTAAAAATGTAAAGATAGGTCCATCGCCAGCTCATATTCAAGGTCGATTAATTAAAGCGGGTATTCGTCCGATTAATAACGTAGTAGACGTTTCAAATTATGTCATGCTTGAATACGGTCAGCCATTACATATGTTTGACTATGACAAGATAGGCAGCACTACAATTAAAGTTCGCGCTGCAGCTGACGGGGAAACGATGACGACTTTAGATGATAAATCACGTACATTAACAAATGAAGACATCGTTATTACTAATGGTTCAGAACCGATTGCACTTGCTGGTGTAATGGGTGGTGATTTTTCAGAAGTAACAGACAGTACAGTGAATGTATTAATTGAATCTGCAATGTTTGCACCACTGAACATTCGTAAAACTGCTAACCGACTGAATTTACGCTCAGAGTCATCAAGTCGTTTTGAAAAAGGTATTGCGGCAGAATTTGTATTAGATGCACTTGATCGTGCAGCGTATTTATTACAGGAAAATGCGCAAGGCGAAGTTATGAGTGGTGTCGTATCTGCGGGGGCATTACCAGATTTCACAACTAGTATCGAAATTTCGACGGATGATATTAACCAGCTGATCGGCTTTAATATTTCAAACACAGAAATTAAAAACATATTCGAACGTCTTGGATTTGAGACGAAAGTAGATGGCGATGCGTTTAATGTTATCGTCCCATCACGTCGTGGAGATATAACGATCAAAGAAGATTTAGTTGAAGAAGTTGCACGTATTTACGGTTATGATGCATTACCTGCGACATTACCAGAAACGATGACGAATAAGCAAGTTGGTTTGACTGACTACCAGACGAAACGTCGCGCTGTGAAAGCTTTACTTCAAGGATTAGGGTTGAATCAGGCAATCACATATGCACTCGTATCAGCAGAAAAATCAACACAATTTGCACTGAAATCAGCTGATACAACAGCGCTGTTAATGCCGATGAGTGAAGATCATGCAGTGTTACGTCAGTCTTTACTTCCTCATTTAATCGATGTTGTAAGCTACAATAATGCACGTCAAATGAAAGACGTTGCATTTTACGAAATTGGTAATACATTCTTTAAGCAGGATGGATTACTACCTTCTGAAGAAGAACATGTCGCAGGTATCATTACCGGACTTGTTACGCCAAGTATGCATCAAGGTAAGAAAGAACAAGTAGACTTCTTCCATGTTAAAGGAATAGTAGAAGCAATTAGTGCGCGACTTGGTCTGACTTTTAATTATGTAAGAAGTAGTGAAAGCTTATTACACCCAGGGCGTAGTGCGGATATTTTCGTAAATGAAATGAAAGTCGGTATTATCGGACAACTGCACCCAACTGTTGAAAAAGTTAATGATTTAAAAGAAACATATGTGTTTGAATTAGATTTAAAAGCGTTGCTTTCAGAACATCAAGGACAAATCATTTACAATATGATTCCGAAGTTCCCGGGAACAAGCCGTGATATTGCATTAGAAGTAGAACGTAAACTTGACACTGGTGCGCTAATTGATGAAATTATGACAGTTGATTCTAAATATTTAAAATCAGCTGAAGTGTTTGATGTGTATGAAGGTGAGCATATCGCTGAAGATAAGAAATCAGTTGCGATTCGTATGGAATTCTTAAATCCGGAACAAACGTTAACAGATGAAGAAATTAAACCGATTTATGAAGCAGTCATTGAAAAGCTACAGGCAAATGGTGCGAAATTAAGAGGATAA